The proteins below come from a single Scatophagus argus isolate fScaArg1 chromosome 15, fScaArg1.pri, whole genome shotgun sequence genomic window:
- the pacs2 gene encoding phosphofurin acidic cluster sorting protein 2 isoform X3, giving the protein MAERSGRLSFPGSGALNRPVPMNLFATWEIDGSSPNCIPRLCSLTLKKLVVMRELDKELISVVIAVKIQGSKRILRSHEIVLPPSGSVETDLALTFSLQYPHFLKREGNKLQIMLQRRKRYKNRTILGYKTLAVGSIDMAEVMQHPTEGGQVLPLCSNQKDMLGKVAEIWIFSLSSQPIDHEEAALQGGQKIKCSDNYSEEEYESFSSEQEASDDALQGQDLEDDEYDVRKPKKQRRSIVRTPSITRQQNFKQRVVALLKRFRVSDEVLDSEQDPAEPPPEVEEEDLDLDSVEFENPSDSGPELDDDDSVLSTPKPKLKPYFEGLSLSSSQTEIGSIHSSRSHREPPSPIDPDKTKCAGAKFPDDSVSENVSFEQPEAVTPTTELEMDNMDTFLERLPPSGKMTKTESLIISSNRQEPKLAGRRGRSTSLKERQPSRPQNERANSLDNERSLDTRCHLQIPRKTVYDQLNHILVSDNHLPDSIILINTSDWQGQYLSDMLQNHHLPVVCTCTTADIQAAFNTIVSRIQRFCNCNSQTPIPIKIAVAGAQHYLSAVLRLFVDHLSHKTPDWLGYMRFLIIPLGVHPVSKYLGTIDYRYNSLFQDAAWRDLFHKPEAPVVAQENPDVVSRVTQYMVGANGAHQLPIAEAMLTYKQKRKKSFHFDFAVSPDEDSCQKFIPFIGMVKVGIVEQTSATSGDSDDAAPLSSSLLSSTPPQVSPALKEASPTPPSSPSVNTSFCAYSSSGQAELMGLQVDYWVAPTERKKDVEKRDSSSKNTLKCNFRSLQVSRLPLGGAEPSPQPTMSMTVVTKEKNKKVMFLPKKSKDKEVESKSQVIEGISRLICTAKQQQTMLRVLIDGVEWNDVKFFQLAAQWSSHVKHFPIGIFGHTKGPY; this is encoded by the exons ATTGTGCAGTCTGACTCTGAAGAAGCTGGTTGTGATGAGAGAACTCGATAAAGAGCTGATCTCCGTGGTCATAGCCGTTAAAATCCAG GGCTCCAAACGGATTTTGAGGTCCCATGAGATAGTGCTGCCCCCCAGTGGGTCTGTGGAGACTGATCTGGCGCTCACCTTTTCCCTGcag TACCCTCACTTCTTAAAACGAGAAGGAAACAAGCTGCAGATCATGCTGCAAAGGCGGAAGAGGTACAAGAACCGAACCATCTTGGGCTACAAGACTCTCGCAGTGGGATCTATCGATATGGCCGAG GTGATGCAGCACCCGACGGAGGGAGGCCAagttcttcctctctgcagcaaCCAGAAAGACATGCTGGGGAAGGTGGCAGAGATCTGGATCTTTTCCCTGTCCAGTCAGCCAATAGACCACGAGGAGGCAGCCCTGCAGGGAGGACAGAAGATCAAATGCTCCG ATAACTACTCAGAGGAAGAATATGAGAGCTTCTCCTCAGAGCAGGAGGCCAGCGATGATGCCCTGCAGGGACAG GATCTCGAGGATGACGAGTACGACGTGAGGAAGccaaagaagcagaggaggtCGATTGTGAGGACTCCCTCCATCACCAGA CAGCAGAACTTTAAGCAGCGAGTGGTGGCTCTGCTGAAGCGGTTCAGAGTTTCGGATGAG gtgCTGGACTCGGAGCAGGACCCTGCAGAGCCGCCCcctgaggtggaggaggaggacctggacctggacaGCGTAGAGTTCGAGAACCCGAGTGACAGCGGCCCGGAGCTCGATGACGACGACAGCGTCCTCAGCACACCAAAACCCAAACTCAA GCCATATTTCGAGGGTCTTTCCCTCTCCAGCTCTCAAACCGAGATCGGCAGCATCCACAGCAGCCGGAGCCACAGGGAGCCTCCGAGTCCG ATTGACccagataaaacaaagtgtgcCGGGGCCAAATTTCCAGATGACAGCGTGTCTGAAAACGTCTCCTTT GAGCAGCCGGAGGCGGTGACCCCAACCACAGAGCTGGAGATGGACAACATGGACACGTTTTTAGAGAGACTGCCACCAAGTGGCAAAATGACCAAGACAGAGTCCCTAATCATTTCATCCAACag gcAAGAACCGAAGTTGGCTGGGAGGCGAGGCAGGAGCACGTCGCTGAAGGAGCGCCAGCCCAGCAGGCCGCAGAACGAGAGAGCCAACAGCCTGGACAACGAGCGGTCCCTGGACACACGCTGCCACCTACAG ATCCCAAGAAAGACAGTTTATGACCAACTCAACCACATCCTGGTGTCCGATAACCACCTCCCTGATAGCATCATTCTCATCAACACCTCAGACTGGCAGGGCCAG tATCTTTCTGATATGCTGCAAAACCACCATCTACCAGTAGTCTGCACCTGCACCACTGCCGACATCCAagctgcattcaacaccatcgTTTCTCGCATACAGAGATT TTGCAACTGTAACTCTCAGACGCCCATTCCCATAAAGATCGCAGTTGCCGGAGCGCAGCACTACCTCAGCGCTGTTCTCAGGCTTTTTGTGGACCACCTTTCCCATAAGACCCCTGACTGGCTCGGATACATGAGGTTCCTTATCATCCCTCTAG GTGTACATCCCGTCTCCAAATATCTTGGCACTATTGACTATCGCTACAACAGTTTGTTCCAAGATGCTGCTTGGAGGGACCTCTTTCACAAGCCAGAGGCTCCTGTTGTTG CCCAGGAGAACCCAGACGTGGTATCAAGGGTAACTCAGTACATGGTGGGGGCTAATGGAGCTCACCAACTTCCCATCGCAGAGGCCATGCTTACTTACAAACAGAAgag gAAAAAGagctttcattttgattttgcagtAAG CCCAGATGAGGACTCATGCCAGAAATTCATCCCTTTCATTGGG ATGGTGAAAGTCGGCATCGTGGAGCAAACATCTGCGACGTCAG GAGACTCTGATGATGCAGCACCTCTGAGCTCCTCGCTGctctcctccacccctccacaAGTATCACCCGCCCTCAAAGAAGCGTCACCCACCccgccctcctctccctccgtcAACACCAGCTTCTGTGCTTACAG TTCGTCAGGCCAGGCGGAACTGATGGGACTTCAGGTGGACTACTGGGTGGCTccaacagaaaggaagaaagacgTGGAGAAGCGGGACTCCTCCTCCAAAAACACTCTGAAGTGCAATTTCCGCTCGCTGCAGGTCAGCCGGCTGCCACTGGGGGGCGCAGAGCCAAGCCCCCAGCCCACCATGTCCATGACTGTGGTGACCAAGGAGAAGAATAAAAAGG TCATGTTCCTGccaaaaaagagcaaagacaaGGAGGTGGAGTCGAAGAGTCAAGTGATCGAGGGCATCAGCCGGCTCATCTGCACTGCCAAGCAACAGCAGACCATGCTGAGAG taCTGATTGACGGCGTCGAGTGGAACGATGTCAAGTTTTTCCAGCTGGCGGCACAGTGGTCTTCACACGTCAAACACTTCCCCATTGGGATCTTTGGACACACAAAAGGCCCTTACTAG
- the pacs2 gene encoding phosphofurin acidic cluster sorting protein 2 isoform X2, giving the protein MRELDKELISVVIAVKIQGSKRILRSHEIVLPPSGSVETDLALTFSLQYPHFLKREGNKLQIMLQRRKRYKNRTILGYKTLAVGSIDMAEVMQHPTEGGQVLPLCSNQKDMLGKVAEIWIFSLSSQPIDHEEAALQGGQKIKCSDNYSEEEYESFSSEQEASDDALQGQDLEDDEYDVRKPKKQRRSIVRTPSITRQQNFKQRVVALLKRFRVSDEVLDSEQDPAEPPPEVEEEDLDLDSVEFENPSDSGPELDDDDSVLSTPKPKLKPYFEGLSLSSSQTEIGSIHSSRSHREPPSPIDPDKTKCAGAKFPDDSVSENVSFEQPEAVTPTTELEMDNMDTFLERLPPSGKMTKTESLIISSNRQEPKLAGRRGRSTSLKERQPSRPQNERANSLDNERSLDTRCHLQIPRKTVYDQLNHILVSDNHLPDSIILINTSDWQGQYLSDMLQNHHLPVVCTCTTADIQAAFNTIVSRIQRFCNCNSQTPIPIKIAVAGAQHYLSAVLRLFVDHLSHKTPDWLGYMRFLIIPLGVHPVSKYLGTIDYRYNSLFQDAAWRDLFHKPEAPVVAQENPDVVSRVTQYMVGANGAHQLPIAEAMLTYKQKSPDEDSCQKFIPFIGMVKVGIVEQTSATSGDSDDAAPLSSSLLSSTPPQVSPALKEASPTPPSSPSVNTSFCAYSSSGQAELMGLQVDYWVAPTERKKDVEKRDSSSKNTLKCNFRSLQVSRLPLGGAEPSPQPTMSMTVVTKEKNKKVMFLPKKSKDKEVESKSQVIEGISRLICTAKQQQTMLRVLIDGVEWNDVKFFQLAAQWSSHVKHFPIGIFGHTKGPY; this is encoded by the exons ATGAGAGAACTCGATAAAGAGCTGATCTCCGTGGTCATAGCCGTTAAAATCCAG GGCTCCAAACGGATTTTGAGGTCCCATGAGATAGTGCTGCCCCCCAGTGGGTCTGTGGAGACTGATCTGGCGCTCACCTTTTCCCTGcag TACCCTCACTTCTTAAAACGAGAAGGAAACAAGCTGCAGATCATGCTGCAAAGGCGGAAGAGGTACAAGAACCGAACCATCTTGGGCTACAAGACTCTCGCAGTGGGATCTATCGATATGGCCGAG GTGATGCAGCACCCGACGGAGGGAGGCCAagttcttcctctctgcagcaaCCAGAAAGACATGCTGGGGAAGGTGGCAGAGATCTGGATCTTTTCCCTGTCCAGTCAGCCAATAGACCACGAGGAGGCAGCCCTGCAGGGAGGACAGAAGATCAAATGCTCCG ATAACTACTCAGAGGAAGAATATGAGAGCTTCTCCTCAGAGCAGGAGGCCAGCGATGATGCCCTGCAGGGACAG GATCTCGAGGATGACGAGTACGACGTGAGGAAGccaaagaagcagaggaggtCGATTGTGAGGACTCCCTCCATCACCAGA CAGCAGAACTTTAAGCAGCGAGTGGTGGCTCTGCTGAAGCGGTTCAGAGTTTCGGATGAG gtgCTGGACTCGGAGCAGGACCCTGCAGAGCCGCCCcctgaggtggaggaggaggacctggacctggacaGCGTAGAGTTCGAGAACCCGAGTGACAGCGGCCCGGAGCTCGATGACGACGACAGCGTCCTCAGCACACCAAAACCCAAACTCAA GCCATATTTCGAGGGTCTTTCCCTCTCCAGCTCTCAAACCGAGATCGGCAGCATCCACAGCAGCCGGAGCCACAGGGAGCCTCCGAGTCCG ATTGACccagataaaacaaagtgtgcCGGGGCCAAATTTCCAGATGACAGCGTGTCTGAAAACGTCTCCTTT GAGCAGCCGGAGGCGGTGACCCCAACCACAGAGCTGGAGATGGACAACATGGACACGTTTTTAGAGAGACTGCCACCAAGTGGCAAAATGACCAAGACAGAGTCCCTAATCATTTCATCCAACag gcAAGAACCGAAGTTGGCTGGGAGGCGAGGCAGGAGCACGTCGCTGAAGGAGCGCCAGCCCAGCAGGCCGCAGAACGAGAGAGCCAACAGCCTGGACAACGAGCGGTCCCTGGACACACGCTGCCACCTACAG ATCCCAAGAAAGACAGTTTATGACCAACTCAACCACATCCTGGTGTCCGATAACCACCTCCCTGATAGCATCATTCTCATCAACACCTCAGACTGGCAGGGCCAG tATCTTTCTGATATGCTGCAAAACCACCATCTACCAGTAGTCTGCACCTGCACCACTGCCGACATCCAagctgcattcaacaccatcgTTTCTCGCATACAGAGATT TTGCAACTGTAACTCTCAGACGCCCATTCCCATAAAGATCGCAGTTGCCGGAGCGCAGCACTACCTCAGCGCTGTTCTCAGGCTTTTTGTGGACCACCTTTCCCATAAGACCCCTGACTGGCTCGGATACATGAGGTTCCTTATCATCCCTCTAG GTGTACATCCCGTCTCCAAATATCTTGGCACTATTGACTATCGCTACAACAGTTTGTTCCAAGATGCTGCTTGGAGGGACCTCTTTCACAAGCCAGAGGCTCCTGTTGTTG CCCAGGAGAACCCAGACGTGGTATCAAGGGTAACTCAGTACATGGTGGGGGCTAATGGAGCTCACCAACTTCCCATCGCAGAGGCCATGCTTACTTACAAACAGAAgag CCCAGATGAGGACTCATGCCAGAAATTCATCCCTTTCATTGGG ATGGTGAAAGTCGGCATCGTGGAGCAAACATCTGCGACGTCAG GAGACTCTGATGATGCAGCACCTCTGAGCTCCTCGCTGctctcctccacccctccacaAGTATCACCCGCCCTCAAAGAAGCGTCACCCACCccgccctcctctccctccgtcAACACCAGCTTCTGTGCTTACAG TTCGTCAGGCCAGGCGGAACTGATGGGACTTCAGGTGGACTACTGGGTGGCTccaacagaaaggaagaaagacgTGGAGAAGCGGGACTCCTCCTCCAAAAACACTCTGAAGTGCAATTTCCGCTCGCTGCAGGTCAGCCGGCTGCCACTGGGGGGCGCAGAGCCAAGCCCCCAGCCCACCATGTCCATGACTGTGGTGACCAAGGAGAAGAATAAAAAGG TCATGTTCCTGccaaaaaagagcaaagacaaGGAGGTGGAGTCGAAGAGTCAAGTGATCGAGGGCATCAGCCGGCTCATCTGCACTGCCAAGCAACAGCAGACCATGCTGAGAG taCTGATTGACGGCGTCGAGTGGAACGATGTCAAGTTTTTCCAGCTGGCGGCACAGTGGTCTTCACACGTCAAACACTTCCCCATTGGGATCTTTGGACACACAAAAGGCCCTTACTAG
- the dcaf5 gene encoding DDB1- and CUL4-associated factor 5, with the protein MVTMKELKGCGMRSSVGFLSRRELTGQPLMKEEFQRRRLAGCTSLYKKDMLGHFGCVNAIEFSNNGGEWLVSGGDDRRVLLWHMEKAIHARSKPVKLKGEHLSNIFCLAFDSTNRKVFSGGNDEQVILHDVERRETLNVFLHIDAVYSLSVSPVNDNVFASSSDDGRVLIWDTREPPNAEPFCLASYPSAFHSVMFNPVEPRLIATANSKEGVGLWDIRKPRSSLLRYGGSMSLQSAMSVRFNSTGTQLLALRRRLPPVLYELHSRLPSFQFDNQGYFNSCTMKSCCFAGDKDQYILSGSDDFNLYMWKIPKDPEAGGPGRVVNGAFMVLKGHRSIVNQVRFNPHTYMICSSGVEKVIKVWSPYQQPDSLGDLEGRVEDKSRSLYTHEEYISLVLNSGSGLSHDYVSQSIQEDPRMMAFFDSLVRREIEGWSSDSDSDLSEEAIMQLHARGRRTTRATPTAATAVSAAGHHSDSDNSSSSSLAGPDASGGEEQAGVEAEGRQRRRSRHQQHQSGFLVNEDSDSSEFWLDPMPRPRSPSPRDNSTLSSPTSSPSLPAGASSSSTSTSSSSSDDEERRSAVRRRNVMRRRRMRVASRAGDRPDSVQALFSAVDSCSYPSISIDDLSSSSSGEEQNSLQIKPHAGAARDEEKCLSPSDFVCLSPEMSPESRENEEGSDRTELERHPAASLPSLVGHRTEERAAAQLASDSSDSGEACSSSGALDRNSQSQCSRGVNGQHRTVAPHESENLLVSSETEEETGVTPEDTRPQREKGLAQSALKRTHVGSEEGESGSSPSEKKLKT; encoded by the exons ATGGTGACAATGAAGGAGCTGAAGGGCTGTGGTATGCGCTCCTCGGTGGGCTTTCTGTCCCGCAGAGAGCTGACTGGGCAGCCGCTCATGAAGGAGGAATTCCAGAGACGCAGGCTGGCAGGCTGCACCAGCCTCTACAAGAAAGATATGCTCGGACATTTCGGCTGTGTCAACGCCATTGAGTTCTCCAATAACGGCGGGGAATGGCTCGTCTCGG GAGGAGATGACCGCCGGGTGCTCCTGTGGCACATGGAGAAGGCCATCCACGCTCGGTCCAAGCCTGTGAAACTGAAAGGAGAGCACCTGTCCAACATCTTCTGCCTGGCCTTTGACAGTACCAACAGAAAAGTCTTCTCTGGTG gaaatgaTGAGCAGGTGATCCTTCACGATGTGGAGAG GAGAGAAACTCTGAACGTGTTCCTGCACATCGATGCCGTgtacagtctgtcagtcagcccGGTCAATGACAACGTGTTTGCCAGCTCCTCCGATGACGGACGCGTTCTCATCTGGGACACCCGCGAGCCGCCAAACGCAG AGCCGTTCTGCCTGGCCAGCTACCCCTCAGCCTTCCACAGTGTGATGTTTAACCCTGTGGAGCCCAGGCTGATCGCCACAGCCAACTCCAAGGAGGGAGTTGGATTATGGGACATCCGCAAGCCACGCAG CTCATTGCTGCGTTATGGAGGCAGCATGTCCCTGCAGAGCGCCATGAGTGTTCGCTTCAACAGCACCGGCACCCAGCTGCTGGCACTGCGCCGCCGCCTGCCGCCCGTCCTCTACGAGCTGCACTCCCGCCTGCCCAGCTTCCAGTTCGACAACCAGGGCTACTTCAACTCCTGCACCATGAAAAGCTGCTGCTTCGCTGGGGACAAAGATCAG tACATCCTGTCTGGGTCAGATGACTTCAACCTCTACATGTGGAAAATCCCAAAGGATCCAGAAGCAG GAGGCCCTGGTCGTGTGGTAAACGGGGCTTTCATGGTCCTGAAGGGTCACCGCTCCATAGTGAACCAGGTTCGCTTCAACCCTCACACCTACATGATCTGCTCCTCCGGCGTGGAGAAAGTCATCAAG GTGTGGAGTCCCTACCAGCAGCCCGACAGTCTTGGTGATCTGGAGGGCCGTGTGGAGGACAAGTCACGCAGCCTCTACACCCATGAGGAGTACATCAGCCTGGTGCTCAACAGTGGCAGTGGTCTCTCCCACGACTACGTCAGCCAGTCCATCCAGGAGGATCCCCGCATGATGGCTTTCTTTGACTCACTGGTGCGTCGGGAGATCGAGGGCTGGAGCTCCGACTCTGACAGTGACCTGAGCGAGGAGGCCATCATGCAGCTTCACGCCCGAGGACGCCGCACCACGCGGGCCACACCAACGGCTGCCACCGCTGTCTCGGCTGCTGGCCACCACAGTGACTCTGACAATTCGTCATCTTCCTCCCTGGCCGGACCGGATGCATCAGGGGGGGAAGAGCAAGCCGGAGTGGAGGcagaggggaggcagaggagacgaAGCAGACATCAGCAGCATCAATCTGGCTTCCTTGTGAATGAGGACTCGGACTCAAGTGAGTTTTGGCTTGATCCCATGCCCCGACCTCGCTCCCCAAGCCCCAGAGACAACTCCACCCTGTCCAGTCCCACCTCGTCTCCCTCACTTCCTGCGGgagcctccagctcctccacgtccacctccagctccagcagcgACGATGAGGAGCGCCGTAGCGCAGTGAGGCGACGCAATGTCATGAGGCGGCGACGCATGCGTGTTGCCTCCAGAGCTGGGGATCGACCAGACTCTGTACAGGCTCTGTTTTCAGCCGTCGACTCCTGCAGTTACCCATCAATATCAATCGACGAcctgtcttcctcctcgtcGGGCGAGGAACAGAACTCTCTCCAAATCAAGCCCCATGCTGGCGCCGCCAGAGATGAGGAAAAATGTCTGAGCCCTTCTGACTTTGTGTGCCTGAGCCCAGAAATGTCCCCAGAGAGCCGAGAGAATGAGGAAGGGAGTGACAGGACTGAGCTGGAAAGGCATCCAGCTGCATCTCTGCCGTCTCTGGTTGGACACAGGACAGAAGAAAGGGCTGCTGCACAACTGGCTTCGGACAGCTCTGATAGCGGAGAGGCTTGTAGCAGCTCGGGGGCTTTGGACAGAAACTCCCAGAGCCAGTGTAGCCGTGGGGTGAACGGGCAGCACCGGACTGTGGCACCACATGAGAGTGAGAACCTCCTCGTCTCctcagaaacagaggaagagactgGCGTTACACCCGAAGACACGAggccacagagagaaaaaggccTGGCACAGAGCGCTCTGAAACGGACTCATGTGGGATCAGAGGAGGGCGAGTCAGGCTCCTCACCCTCGGAAAAGAAGCTAAAAACATAA
- the pacs2 gene encoding phosphofurin acidic cluster sorting protein 2 isoform X1, whose amino-acid sequence MAERSGRLSFPGSGALNRPVPMNLFATWEIDGSSPNCIPRLCSLTLKKLVVMRELDKELISVVIAVKIQGSKRILRSHEIVLPPSGSVETDLALTFSLQYPHFLKREGNKLQIMLQRRKRYKNRTILGYKTLAVGSIDMAEVMQHPTEGGQVLPLCSNQKDMLGKVAEIWIFSLSSQPIDHEEAALQGGQKIKCSDNYSEEEYESFSSEQEASDDALQGQDLEDDEYDVRKPKKQRRSIVRTPSITRQQNFKQRVVALLKRFRVSDEVLDSEQDPAEPPPEVEEEDLDLDSVEFENPSDSGPELDDDDSVLSTPKPKLKPYFEGLSLSSSQTEIGSIHSSRSHREPPSPIDPDKTKCAGAKFPDDSVSENVSFEQPEAVTPTTELEMDNMDTFLERLPPSGKMTKTESLIISSNRQEPKLAGRRGRSTSLKERQPSRPQNERANSLDNERSLDTRCHLQIPRKTVYDQLNHILVSDNHLPDSIILINTSDWQGQYLSDMLQNHHLPVVCTCTTADIQAAFNTIVSRIQRFCNCNSQTPIPIKIAVAGAQHYLSAVLRLFVDHLSHKTPDWLGYMRFLIIPLGVHPVSKYLGTIDYRYNSLFQDAAWRDLFHKPEAPVVAQENPDVVSRVTQYMVGANGAHQLPIAEAMLTYKQKSPDEDSCQKFIPFIGMVKVGIVEQTSATSGDSDDAAPLSSSLLSSTPPQVSPALKEASPTPPSSPSVNTSFCAYSSSGQAELMGLQVDYWVAPTERKKDVEKRDSSSKNTLKCNFRSLQVSRLPLGGAEPSPQPTMSMTVVTKEKNKKVMFLPKKSKDKEVESKSQVIEGISRLICTAKQQQTMLRVLIDGVEWNDVKFFQLAAQWSSHVKHFPIGIFGHTKGPY is encoded by the exons ATTGTGCAGTCTGACTCTGAAGAAGCTGGTTGTGATGAGAGAACTCGATAAAGAGCTGATCTCCGTGGTCATAGCCGTTAAAATCCAG GGCTCCAAACGGATTTTGAGGTCCCATGAGATAGTGCTGCCCCCCAGTGGGTCTGTGGAGACTGATCTGGCGCTCACCTTTTCCCTGcag TACCCTCACTTCTTAAAACGAGAAGGAAACAAGCTGCAGATCATGCTGCAAAGGCGGAAGAGGTACAAGAACCGAACCATCTTGGGCTACAAGACTCTCGCAGTGGGATCTATCGATATGGCCGAG GTGATGCAGCACCCGACGGAGGGAGGCCAagttcttcctctctgcagcaaCCAGAAAGACATGCTGGGGAAGGTGGCAGAGATCTGGATCTTTTCCCTGTCCAGTCAGCCAATAGACCACGAGGAGGCAGCCCTGCAGGGAGGACAGAAGATCAAATGCTCCG ATAACTACTCAGAGGAAGAATATGAGAGCTTCTCCTCAGAGCAGGAGGCCAGCGATGATGCCCTGCAGGGACAG GATCTCGAGGATGACGAGTACGACGTGAGGAAGccaaagaagcagaggaggtCGATTGTGAGGACTCCCTCCATCACCAGA CAGCAGAACTTTAAGCAGCGAGTGGTGGCTCTGCTGAAGCGGTTCAGAGTTTCGGATGAG gtgCTGGACTCGGAGCAGGACCCTGCAGAGCCGCCCcctgaggtggaggaggaggacctggacctggacaGCGTAGAGTTCGAGAACCCGAGTGACAGCGGCCCGGAGCTCGATGACGACGACAGCGTCCTCAGCACACCAAAACCCAAACTCAA GCCATATTTCGAGGGTCTTTCCCTCTCCAGCTCTCAAACCGAGATCGGCAGCATCCACAGCAGCCGGAGCCACAGGGAGCCTCCGAGTCCG ATTGACccagataaaacaaagtgtgcCGGGGCCAAATTTCCAGATGACAGCGTGTCTGAAAACGTCTCCTTT GAGCAGCCGGAGGCGGTGACCCCAACCACAGAGCTGGAGATGGACAACATGGACACGTTTTTAGAGAGACTGCCACCAAGTGGCAAAATGACCAAGACAGAGTCCCTAATCATTTCATCCAACag gcAAGAACCGAAGTTGGCTGGGAGGCGAGGCAGGAGCACGTCGCTGAAGGAGCGCCAGCCCAGCAGGCCGCAGAACGAGAGAGCCAACAGCCTGGACAACGAGCGGTCCCTGGACACACGCTGCCACCTACAG ATCCCAAGAAAGACAGTTTATGACCAACTCAACCACATCCTGGTGTCCGATAACCACCTCCCTGATAGCATCATTCTCATCAACACCTCAGACTGGCAGGGCCAG tATCTTTCTGATATGCTGCAAAACCACCATCTACCAGTAGTCTGCACCTGCACCACTGCCGACATCCAagctgcattcaacaccatcgTTTCTCGCATACAGAGATT TTGCAACTGTAACTCTCAGACGCCCATTCCCATAAAGATCGCAGTTGCCGGAGCGCAGCACTACCTCAGCGCTGTTCTCAGGCTTTTTGTGGACCACCTTTCCCATAAGACCCCTGACTGGCTCGGATACATGAGGTTCCTTATCATCCCTCTAG GTGTACATCCCGTCTCCAAATATCTTGGCACTATTGACTATCGCTACAACAGTTTGTTCCAAGATGCTGCTTGGAGGGACCTCTTTCACAAGCCAGAGGCTCCTGTTGTTG CCCAGGAGAACCCAGACGTGGTATCAAGGGTAACTCAGTACATGGTGGGGGCTAATGGAGCTCACCAACTTCCCATCGCAGAGGCCATGCTTACTTACAAACAGAAgag CCCAGATGAGGACTCATGCCAGAAATTCATCCCTTTCATTGGG ATGGTGAAAGTCGGCATCGTGGAGCAAACATCTGCGACGTCAG GAGACTCTGATGATGCAGCACCTCTGAGCTCCTCGCTGctctcctccacccctccacaAGTATCACCCGCCCTCAAAGAAGCGTCACCCACCccgccctcctctccctccgtcAACACCAGCTTCTGTGCTTACAG TTCGTCAGGCCAGGCGGAACTGATGGGACTTCAGGTGGACTACTGGGTGGCTccaacagaaaggaagaaagacgTGGAGAAGCGGGACTCCTCCTCCAAAAACACTCTGAAGTGCAATTTCCGCTCGCTGCAGGTCAGCCGGCTGCCACTGGGGGGCGCAGAGCCAAGCCCCCAGCCCACCATGTCCATGACTGTGGTGACCAAGGAGAAGAATAAAAAGG TCATGTTCCTGccaaaaaagagcaaagacaaGGAGGTGGAGTCGAAGAGTCAAGTGATCGAGGGCATCAGCCGGCTCATCTGCACTGCCAAGCAACAGCAGACCATGCTGAGAG taCTGATTGACGGCGTCGAGTGGAACGATGTCAAGTTTTTCCAGCTGGCGGCACAGTGGTCTTCACACGTCAAACACTTCCCCATTGGGATCTTTGGACACACAAAAGGCCCTTACTAG